One window of Cupriavidus oxalaticus genomic DNA carries:
- a CDS encoding alkyl/aryl-sulfatase encodes MLRKSAASAISIACALLLPLPAVAGEAPVAPGDATAATRQANAEVLKHLPFANRQDFEDARRGFIGTIERGEIRDASGRVVWNLDAYAFLKDDAAPASVNPSLWRQAQLNLHHGLYRVTERIYQVRGFDLSNMTVVEGDTGLIIIDPLLTAETARAALDLYYKHRPKTPVVAVIYTHSHADHFGGVKGVVSEDDVKAGRVRIIAPEGFMEEAVSENIYAGNAMSRRAQYMYGPLLPKGPRGQVDAGLGKTVSLGTVTLIPPTDLVGKTGETRTIDGVQIEFQMAPGTEAPAEMLMYFPQLKALCAAEDATHTLHNLYTIRGAQVRDANQWWRALDETADRYGHRTEVVFAQHHWPMWGQQNILAYLGKQRDGYKYIHDQSLRLANQGYTMTEIAEMVKLPPSLASQWDLRDYYGTVNHNAKAIYQRYLGWYSGNPADLHPLPPEQSAQRYVRFMGGADKALEQARASYAQGDYRWVAEVVKHVVFADPKNQAARKLLADALEQMGYQAESAAWRSAYLVGAYELRNGVPKTQSTQTASPDMVRAMTDTMFLDFLAVRLNSERAAGKLVKINWVQPDTGKRYALSVDNSVFMYRAERQHADAQVTLTAPRAVLVGALLGQTTLQAATAAGQAKLDGDPAALQTLFGMLDKFDPQFEIVAP; translated from the coding sequence CCCTGCTGCTGCCGCTGCCCGCCGTCGCCGGCGAAGCGCCGGTAGCTCCGGGCGATGCCACCGCGGCCACGCGCCAGGCCAACGCCGAGGTGCTGAAGCACCTGCCCTTCGCCAACCGGCAGGATTTCGAGGACGCGCGCCGCGGCTTTATCGGCACTATCGAGCGCGGCGAGATCCGCGACGCCAGCGGCCGCGTCGTCTGGAACCTAGACGCCTACGCCTTCCTGAAGGACGACGCCGCGCCGGCCTCGGTCAATCCGAGCCTGTGGCGCCAGGCGCAGCTCAACCTGCACCATGGCCTGTACCGCGTGACCGAGCGCATCTACCAGGTGCGCGGCTTCGACCTGTCCAACATGACCGTGGTGGAAGGCGACACCGGCCTCATCATCATCGACCCGCTGCTCACCGCCGAAACCGCGCGCGCCGCGCTCGACCTGTACTACAAGCACCGCCCGAAGACGCCGGTCGTCGCGGTGATCTATACCCACAGCCACGCCGACCACTTCGGCGGCGTCAAGGGCGTGGTCAGCGAAGACGACGTCAAGGCCGGCCGCGTCAGGATTATTGCCCCCGAAGGCTTCATGGAAGAAGCCGTCAGCGAGAACATCTACGCCGGCAACGCCATGAGCCGGCGCGCGCAGTACATGTATGGGCCGCTGCTGCCTAAGGGGCCGCGCGGGCAGGTCGACGCGGGGCTGGGCAAGACGGTGTCGCTCGGCACCGTCACGCTGATCCCGCCCACCGACCTGGTCGGCAAGACCGGCGAGACCCGCACCATCGACGGCGTGCAGATCGAATTCCAGATGGCTCCCGGCACCGAGGCGCCGGCCGAGATGCTGATGTACTTCCCGCAGTTGAAGGCCCTGTGCGCTGCAGAGGACGCCACCCACACGCTGCATAACCTCTACACCATCCGCGGCGCGCAGGTGCGCGACGCCAACCAGTGGTGGCGCGCGCTGGACGAGACCGCAGACCGCTACGGGCATCGCACCGAAGTGGTCTTTGCCCAGCATCACTGGCCGATGTGGGGCCAGCAGAACATCCTCGCGTACCTGGGCAAGCAGCGCGACGGCTACAAGTACATCCATGACCAGTCGCTGCGGCTGGCCAACCAGGGCTACACCATGACCGAGATCGCGGAAATGGTGAAGCTGCCGCCGTCGCTGGCCAGCCAGTGGGACCTGCGCGACTACTACGGCACCGTGAACCACAATGCCAAGGCCATCTACCAGCGCTATCTCGGCTGGTACAGCGGCAATCCGGCCGACCTGCACCCGCTGCCGCCCGAGCAGTCCGCGCAGCGCTACGTGCGATTCATGGGCGGCGCCGACAAGGCGCTGGAGCAGGCGCGCGCCTCGTACGCGCAAGGCGACTACCGCTGGGTGGCCGAGGTGGTCAAGCATGTGGTCTTCGCCGATCCGAAGAACCAGGCGGCACGCAAGCTGCTGGCCGACGCGCTCGAGCAGATGGGCTACCAGGCCGAATCCGCAGCCTGGCGCAGCGCCTACCTGGTGGGCGCCTACGAGCTGCGCAACGGCGTGCCGAAGACGCAGTCCACGCAGACCGCCAGTCCCGACATGGTCCGCGCGATGACCGACACCATGTTCCTGGACTTCCTCGCCGTGCGCCTGAACAGCGAACGCGCGGCCGGCAAGCTGGTGAAGATCAACTGGGTCCAGCCCGACACCGGCAAGCGATACGCCCTGTCCGTCGACAACTCGGTCTTCATGTATCGCGCGGAACGCCAGCACGCCGACGCACAGGTCACGCTGACCGCGCCGCGCGCAGTGCTGGTCGGCGCGCTGCTTGGCCAGACCACGCTGCAGGCGGCAACGGCTGCCGGGCAAGCAAAGCTTGACGGCGATCCCGCCGCGCTGCAGACGCTGTTCGGCATGCTCGACAAGTTCGACCCGCAATTCGAGATCGTGGCGCCGTGA
- the mdtD gene encoding multidrug transporter subunit MdtD → MPDLPVVPSPDDRTRRIMLWVVAVGFFMQTLDSTIVNTALPSMARSLGESPLRMQSVVIAYSLTMAVIIPASGWLADRFGTRTIFQTAIGLFVAGSLLCAYAPTLNFLVGARVVQGVGGAMLLPVGRLSVLRTFPREQYLQALSFVAIPGMIGPLIGPTLGGWLTQALSWHWIFLINVPVGLLGAIATIRYMPNAKLSGIGRFDIAGYLLLAIAMLALSFSLDGLAGLGFQHATVLLLLIASMAALTAYGLHANRRKQPLFPLRLFRIHSFSVGLLGNLFARIGNGSMPFLIPLTLQVSLGYSPFDAGLMMLPVTAAGMASKRLATRLIQRHGYRRVLVSNTFVVGLVMAAFALITPQLPLWLLIPLLAVFGMVNSIQFTAMNTVTLKDLSGAGASSGNSMLSMVQMLSMSLAVTSAGALLATFQNRFGGDTAAVLPAFHATFVCMGLITCASAWIFMQLGRQEAAPALPVRHGEKEV, encoded by the coding sequence ATGCCAGACCTTCCCGTCGTGCCGTCGCCGGACGACCGTACCCGCCGCATCATGCTGTGGGTCGTGGCGGTCGGCTTCTTCATGCAGACGCTGGACTCGACCATCGTCAACACCGCCTTGCCGTCGATGGCGCGCAGCCTCGGCGAGAGCCCGCTGCGGATGCAGTCCGTGGTGATCGCCTACTCGCTGACCATGGCGGTGATCATCCCGGCCTCGGGCTGGCTCGCCGACCGCTTCGGCACGCGCACCATCTTCCAGACCGCGATCGGCCTGTTCGTGGCCGGCTCGCTGCTGTGCGCGTACGCGCCCACGCTCAACTTCCTGGTCGGCGCACGCGTGGTACAGGGCGTGGGGGGCGCCATGCTGCTGCCGGTCGGACGGCTCTCGGTGCTGCGCACCTTCCCGCGCGAACAGTACCTGCAGGCGCTGAGCTTCGTTGCCATCCCGGGCATGATCGGTCCGCTGATCGGACCCACGCTGGGCGGCTGGCTGACGCAGGCGCTGTCGTGGCACTGGATCTTCCTGATCAACGTGCCCGTCGGCCTGCTCGGCGCGATCGCCACGATCCGGTATATGCCGAACGCAAAGCTGTCCGGCATCGGCCGCTTCGACATCGCTGGCTACCTGCTGCTGGCCATCGCCATGCTGGCGCTGTCATTTTCCCTCGACGGCCTGGCCGGCCTCGGCTTCCAGCACGCCACCGTGCTGTTGCTGCTGATCGCCAGCATGGCCGCGCTGACCGCCTACGGCCTGCATGCCAACCGCCGCAAGCAGCCGCTGTTCCCGCTGCGCCTGTTCCGCATCCACAGCTTCAGCGTCGGCCTGCTGGGCAACCTGTTCGCCCGCATCGGCAATGGCTCGATGCCGTTCCTGATCCCCCTGACGCTTCAGGTCAGCCTGGGCTATTCCCCTTTCGACGCAGGCCTGATGATGCTGCCCGTCACCGCCGCCGGCATGGCCTCCAAGCGGCTCGCCACGCGGCTGATCCAGCGCCACGGCTATCGCCGCGTGCTGGTCTCCAATACTTTCGTGGTCGGCCTGGTGATGGCCGCCTTCGCGCTGATCACGCCGCAACTGCCGCTATGGCTGCTGATCCCCTTGCTGGCCGTGTTCGGCATGGTCAATTCGATCCAGTTCACGGCGATGAATACCGTGACGCTCAAGGACCTGAGCGGCGCCGGCGCCAGCAGCGGCAACAGCATGCTGTCGATGGTGCAGATGCTGTCGATGAGCCTGGCGGTGACGTCGGCGGGCGCGTTGCTGGCGACGTTCCAGAATCGGTTTGGCGGGGACACGGCCGCGGTGTTGCCGGCGTTTCATGCCACCTTTGTCTGCATGGGGCTGATCACTTGTGCGTCGGCGTGGATCTTCATGCAGCTGGGGAGGCAGGAGGCGGCGCCGGCGTTGCCGGTCAGGCATGGGGAGAAGGAGGTGTGA
- a CDS encoding ATP-binding protein, translating to MTPWRRVRALFPLPLFWRNFLTFWLGVAAIVGIGMALTAAVEWFNGGRGVPDDALPSLFEPFFRVRSGAGHPAGAGLGLSIAQAAIAAHGGAVTAHNAAPHGLAVRICLPCHVVQAPEDAVADLAALH from the coding sequence ATGACTCCGTGGCGCCGCGTGCGTGCGCTGTTCCCGCTGCCGCTGTTCTGGCGCAATTTTCTGACGTTCTGGCTGGGCGTGGCTGCCATTGTCGGCATCGGCATGGCGCTGACCGCCGCGGTGGAGTGGTTCAACGGCGGCCGCGGCGTGCCTGACGATGCACTGCCGAGCCTGTTCGAGCCCTTTTTCCGCGTACGCAGCGGCGCCGGGCATCCGGCTGGCGCGGGACTGGGGTTGAGCATCGCGCAGGCGGCGATCGCCGCGCATGGCGGTGCCGTCACCGCGCACAATGCTGCACCGCATGGCCTCGCGGTGCGGATCTGTCTGCCGTGCCATGTCGTGCAGGCACCGGAAGACGCAGTTGCCGACCTCGCCGCACTACACTGA
- a CDS encoding ligand-gated channel protein, whose product MSAGSWGRIVAALCGASGMTGMTGAWAQSGQPDAEAKNLPTVVVTAAGSAQDIRDAPASISVVTRDELENKAYRDLNDALVEVPGVIISGGGDTTDISLRGMGPKYTQILIDGKRQSSRETRTNSDSSGVESSWTPPLSAIERVEVVRGPMSSLYGSDAMGGVVNIITRKVPRTWTGELRGDATLQQNSDSGDIYQGNFYLAGPLKNDLLGLQLYGQSYHRQEDDIDNGFRGRRAESLTAKLALTPTRDHDIVLEATTMRQLRNETVGKTVPPLAPGASCPRTGCPTSSEADYRSEKFALSHTGRWGFGVSNSYIQQEEFDNRSRQMKIRNLDLRTSWAMPLGNHMLSVGAEYLSQRLHDQTGNQIANGPEKVDRYQWALFAEDEWRLSQSFALTGGARMDYDENFGQHYSPRLYGVWQPAERWTVKGGVSTGFRAPDLRQTVAGWGQTSRGGNMYGNPDLKPETMLSQELGLLYDQGNGLQAGVTLFNNDFKDKITRVACPNTQCTDGANRFGANPTTYMNVDSAYSRGVEASLRWPIARTLSLTGSYTYTKSEQKSGQYAGQPLNQLPMHLFVATLNWRPTGELNGWARVNYRGKESQPITGPSSSTVVAPSYTFVDLGATYAVTKHVSVFAGIYNLFDKQVNYTDYGYVEDGRRYWMSVSVKF is encoded by the coding sequence ATGAGCGCAGGATCGTGGGGCCGGATCGTGGCGGCGCTTTGCGGGGCTTCCGGCATGACGGGAATGACAGGAGCCTGGGCGCAGTCAGGCCAGCCGGACGCCGAAGCGAAGAACCTGCCCACGGTGGTGGTCACCGCCGCCGGCAGCGCGCAGGACATCCGCGACGCACCCGCGTCGATCAGCGTGGTCACGCGCGATGAGCTTGAAAACAAGGCCTATCGCGACCTCAACGACGCGCTCGTGGAAGTGCCCGGCGTCATCATCAGCGGCGGCGGCGACACCACCGACATCAGCCTGCGCGGCATGGGTCCCAAGTACACCCAGATCCTGATCGACGGCAAGCGCCAGAGCTCGCGCGAGACGCGCACCAACTCCGACTCGTCCGGGGTTGAAAGCAGCTGGACGCCACCGCTGTCGGCGATCGAACGCGTCGAGGTGGTGCGCGGGCCGATGTCGTCGCTGTATGGCTCGGATGCCATGGGCGGCGTAGTCAACATCATCACGCGCAAGGTACCCAGGACATGGACCGGCGAACTGCGCGGCGACGCCACGCTGCAGCAGAACAGCGACTCCGGCGACATCTACCAGGGCAATTTCTACCTCGCCGGCCCGCTCAAGAACGACCTGCTCGGCCTGCAACTGTACGGCCAGAGCTACCATCGCCAGGAAGACGATATTGACAACGGTTTTCGCGGCCGCCGCGCCGAGAGCCTGACCGCCAAGCTGGCGCTCACGCCCACGCGCGACCACGACATCGTGCTGGAAGCCACCACCATGCGCCAGCTGCGCAACGAGACCGTCGGCAAGACCGTGCCGCCGCTCGCGCCCGGCGCCAGCTGTCCGCGCACCGGCTGCCCGACCTCGTCCGAGGCCGACTACCGCAGCGAGAAGTTCGCGCTGTCGCATACCGGCCGCTGGGGCTTCGGCGTCTCCAACAGCTATATCCAGCAGGAGGAGTTCGACAACCGCAGCCGCCAGATGAAGATCAGGAACCTGGACCTGCGCACCAGCTGGGCCATGCCGCTGGGCAACCACATGCTGTCGGTCGGCGCCGAGTACCTGAGCCAGCGCCTGCACGACCAGACCGGCAACCAGATCGCCAACGGCCCGGAAAAGGTTGACCGCTACCAGTGGGCGCTTTTCGCCGAGGACGAATGGCGCCTGTCGCAAAGCTTCGCGCTGACCGGCGGCGCGCGCATGGACTATGACGAGAACTTCGGCCAGCACTACAGCCCGCGCCTGTACGGCGTGTGGCAGCCGGCCGAGCGCTGGACCGTCAAGGGCGGCGTTTCCACCGGCTTCCGCGCGCCGGACCTGCGCCAGACCGTGGCCGGCTGGGGCCAGACCAGCCGCGGCGGCAATATGTATGGCAATCCGGACCTGAAGCCCGAGACCATGCTGTCGCAGGAACTCGGCCTGCTGTATGACCAGGGCAATGGCCTGCAGGCCGGCGTGACACTGTTCAACAATGACTTCAAGGACAAGATCACGCGCGTCGCCTGCCCGAACACGCAGTGCACCGATGGCGCGAACCGGTTCGGCGCCAACCCGACCACGTACATGAACGTGGACAGCGCCTACTCGCGCGGCGTGGAAGCCAGCCTGCGCTGGCCGATCGCGCGCACCTTGTCGCTGACCGGCAGCTACACGTACACCAAGTCGGAACAGAAGAGCGGACAGTACGCCGGCCAGCCGCTGAACCAGCTGCCGATGCACCTGTTCGTCGCCACGCTGAACTGGCGCCCGACCGGAGAGCTCAACGGCTGGGCGCGCGTCAACTATCGCGGCAAGGAAAGCCAGCCGATCACCGGGCCGTCGTCCAGCACCGTGGTGGCGCCGTCGTACACGTTCGTCGACCTTGGGGCGACTTACGCGGTGACCAAGCACGTGTCGGTGTTCGCCGGCATCTACAACCTTTTCGACAAGCAGGTGAACTACACCGATTACGGCTATGTCGAGGATGGCCGGCGCTACTGGATGAGCGTATCGGTCAAGTTCTGA
- a CDS encoding AMP-binding protein, whose protein sequence is MTTKPWLASYGDIPAEIDADTPRSLTALLDTALRQHADRPAFTCLGQTVSYAGLDAQSRDFAAYLQSELGVRKGDRIGVMLPNLIAFPIALIAIARIGAVQVNINPMYTARELEHQLNDAGVEILVAYSGISATVAEVMARTPLRTIVTAGPGDGTGAALPSPPVDPRLAQAIAFDAAVAQGRALPLQAVEIEGNDLIFLQYTGGTTGVSKGAALSHRNLVANVAQFKAMVTDNLVDGKEVVVTAIPLYHIFALMVNFITFFTVGARNWLVPNPRDMDAFIDVLKASRCTVLTGVNTLYAGLVAHPRIGEVDFSSLRLAAGGGAAIVPATSQRWKALTGVFIREGYGLSETSPIVSFNPPTAEAFNGTTGLPLPSTDIRLLGDDDRDVPPGAAGEVCVKGPQVMRGYWNKPGANADAFTADGYFRTGDIGMLTEQGYLKIVDRKKDMVIVSGFNVFPNEIEAVVSDCPGVIECACVGISDGHSGEALKVYVVMAAGATLDAAALQAHCRGQLTGYKVPKSFEFVEALPKSTVGKVLRRELRPRA, encoded by the coding sequence ATGACCACGAAACCCTGGCTCGCCAGCTATGGCGACATCCCCGCCGAGATCGATGCGGACACGCCCCGTTCTCTGACCGCACTGCTGGATACCGCGCTGCGCCAGCATGCCGACCGGCCCGCCTTCACCTGCCTCGGGCAGACCGTCAGCTACGCCGGTCTCGACGCGCAGTCGCGCGACTTCGCCGCCTATCTGCAGTCCGAACTCGGCGTGCGCAAGGGGGACCGCATCGGCGTGATGCTGCCCAACCTCATCGCCTTCCCGATCGCCCTGATCGCGATCGCGCGCATCGGTGCGGTGCAGGTCAACATCAACCCGATGTACACGGCGCGCGAGCTCGAGCATCAGCTCAACGACGCGGGGGTCGAGATCCTGGTGGCCTACAGCGGCATCAGTGCCACCGTCGCAGAAGTGATGGCGCGGACCCCGCTCAGGACCATCGTCACCGCCGGACCCGGCGACGGCACCGGGGCGGCGTTGCCGTCGCCGCCGGTCGATCCCCGGCTGGCGCAGGCAATCGCCTTCGACGCAGCCGTCGCCCAGGGTCGTGCGCTGCCGCTGCAGGCCGTGGAAATCGAAGGCAACGACCTGATCTTCCTGCAATACACCGGCGGCACCACCGGCGTGTCAAAGGGCGCGGCGCTGTCGCACCGCAACCTCGTCGCCAACGTGGCGCAGTTCAAGGCGATGGTGACGGACAACCTGGTCGACGGCAAGGAAGTGGTCGTGACCGCGATCCCGCTGTATCACATCTTCGCGCTGATGGTGAACTTCATCACCTTCTTCACGGTCGGGGCGCGCAACTGGCTGGTGCCGAACCCGCGCGACATGGATGCCTTCATCGACGTGCTCAAGGCCTCGCGCTGCACCGTGCTGACCGGGGTCAACACGCTCTACGCCGGCCTGGTTGCGCACCCGCGCATCGGCGAGGTCGACTTCTCGTCGCTGCGCCTGGCCGCGGGCGGCGGCGCGGCCATCGTGCCGGCCACCTCGCAGCGGTGGAAGGCGCTGACGGGTGTCTTCATCCGCGAGGGCTATGGCCTGTCAGAGACTAGCCCGATCGTCAGCTTCAATCCACCGACGGCCGAAGCCTTCAACGGCACCACCGGCCTGCCGCTGCCGTCCACCGATATCCGGCTGCTGGGCGACGACGACCGTGACGTGCCGCCCGGCGCGGCGGGCGAAGTCTGCGTCAAGGGGCCGCAGGTCATGCGCGGCTACTGGAACAAGCCAGGCGCCAACGCCGATGCGTTCACCGCCGATGGCTACTTCCGTACCGGCGACATCGGCATGCTGACCGAACAGGGCTACCTGAAGATCGTCGACCGCAAGAAGGACATGGTGATCGTCTCCGGATTCAACGTGTTCCCCAACGAGATCGAGGCCGTGGTCAGCGACTGTCCCGGCGTGATCGAATGCGCGTGCGTGGGTATCAGCGACGGCCACTCCGGCGAAGCACTGAAAGTCTACGTGGTGATGGCCGCCGGCGCGACGCTGGATGCAGCGGCATTGCAGGCGCATTGCCGCGGGCAACTGACCGGATACAAGGTGCCGAAATCCTTCGAATTCGTCGAGGCACTGCCGAAGTCGACAGTAGGCAAGGTGTTGCGACGGGAGCTGCGGCCCCGGGCGTGA
- a CDS encoding response regulator transcription factor, with translation MCFNMGAARVLLIDDDIELAQMLREYLEPDHCTVTLAHTREQGEVLLARNDHDVALLDLMLPDGNGLDLLRQHRSRSQRPVIMFTAHGDETDRVLGLELGADDYLSKPFSPRELKARIHAVLRRFRTGVEAAQPEQDTWLQAGTLRLNLATGVAMHGNIQAMLTGAEQRVLEILLRSAGRVVERAEIGQFALGRAPERFDRSIDTHISALRRKLAIDGTAPPLLIRNLRGRGYMLVQSP, from the coding sequence ATGTGCTTCAACATGGGCGCCGCGCGCGTGCTGCTGATCGACGACGACATCGAGCTTGCGCAGATGCTGCGCGAATACCTCGAACCCGATCACTGCACGGTCACGCTGGCGCACACCCGCGAGCAGGGCGAAGTCCTGCTCGCGCGCAACGACCATGATGTGGCGCTGCTCGACCTGATGCTGCCGGACGGCAACGGGCTGGACCTGCTCAGGCAGCACCGCAGCCGCTCGCAGCGGCCGGTGATCATGTTCACCGCACATGGCGATGAAACCGACCGCGTGCTGGGCCTGGAGCTCGGCGCCGACGACTACCTAAGCAAGCCATTCAGCCCGCGCGAGCTGAAGGCGCGCATCCACGCCGTGCTGCGCCGTTTCCGCACGGGCGTGGAGGCTGCGCAGCCGGAGCAGGACACCTGGCTGCAGGCCGGCACGCTGCGTCTGAATCTGGCTACGGGCGTTGCCATGCACGGCAACATCCAGGCGATGCTGACCGGAGCAGAACAGCGCGTGCTCGAAATCCTGCTGCGCTCCGCGGGCCGCGTGGTCGAGCGCGCAGAGATTGGCCAGTTTGCGCTGGGCCGCGCGCCCGAGCGCTTCGACCGCAGCATCGACACCCATATCAGCGCACTGAGGCGCAAGCTGGCGATCGACGGCACGGCCCCGCCGCTGCTGATCCGCAACCTGCGCGGCCGCGGCTACATGCTGGTGCAGTCGCCATGA
- the treF gene encoding alpha,alpha-trehalase TreF, protein MHNNDDRRAASAGAYTVPRTDPATPDGAGAVSGAVAAPAKVHAVAHPPLAAHRECPQPHALASCPQADTLSPAVRYGELFVDVQHSGLFADSKTFPDCIPGCDPEWIVARYRQTRVEPGFCLADFVQAHFTRAIVPDSHYVSDPANTLREHIDGLWPVLTREPGAHPPLSSLLPLPHRYVVPGGRFGELYYWDSYFTMVGLSASGRGDLLLEMARNFAYLIDTYGLVPNGTRNYYLSRSQPPVFALMVDLLEREQVASARDFVPQLRREYDFWMDGAQALRPGCAHRRALCLPDGAVLNRYWDDRPCPREEAFLEDVQTAERSGRPHHLVFRDLRAAAESGWDFSSRWLELPLAGQPADLATIRTTAVLPVDLNALLWHLETRLAELCDQAGDADADRFLAAARRREAAIRQYMWDDAAGIFVDYDWCCGSPRPCLTAATMMPLYLGLARTEEAGGVASAVAARLMDSGGLATTELTSGQQWDHPNGWAPLQWLAVRGLTRYGHEGLARDIAQRWLATIAGVYARECKLVEKYRIEATGERARGGGGGEYPLQDGFGWTNGVASALMALYGDLPAMCLNV, encoded by the coding sequence ATGCACAACAATGACGACCGCCGCGCCGCAAGCGCGGGCGCCTACACGGTGCCGCGCACTGACCCGGCCACGCCCGATGGCGCCGGGGCGGTCTCCGGCGCCGTCGCCGCGCCGGCCAAGGTCCACGCGGTGGCTCATCCGCCGCTGGCCGCGCATCGCGAATGCCCGCAGCCACATGCCCTGGCGAGCTGTCCGCAGGCCGACACGCTGTCGCCGGCGGTGCGCTACGGCGAACTGTTCGTCGATGTCCAGCACAGCGGCCTGTTCGCCGACAGCAAGACCTTTCCTGATTGCATTCCCGGCTGCGACCCCGAGTGGATCGTCGCGCGCTATCGCCAGACACGCGTCGAGCCTGGCTTCTGCCTGGCCGACTTCGTGCAGGCCCACTTCACCCGCGCGATCGTGCCGGACAGCCACTATGTCTCCGATCCCGCCAATACGCTGCGCGAACATATCGACGGCCTGTGGCCGGTGCTGACGCGCGAGCCGGGCGCGCATCCGCCGCTGTCGTCGCTGCTGCCGCTGCCGCATCGCTACGTGGTGCCTGGCGGGCGCTTCGGCGAGCTGTACTACTGGGATTCCTATTTCACCATGGTGGGGCTGTCGGCAAGCGGGCGCGGCGACCTGCTGCTGGAAATGGCGCGCAATTTCGCCTACCTGATCGACACCTACGGGCTGGTGCCAAACGGTACGCGCAACTATTATCTGAGCCGCTCGCAGCCGCCCGTATTCGCGCTGATGGTCGACCTGCTCGAGCGCGAACAGGTCGCCAGCGCGCGCGACTTCGTGCCGCAGCTTCGGCGCGAGTACGACTTCTGGATGGACGGCGCCCAGGCCCTGCGTCCGGGCTGCGCACACCGGCGCGCGCTGTGCCTGCCCGACGGCGCCGTGCTTAACCGCTACTGGGACGACCGGCCTTGCCCGCGCGAGGAAGCTTTCCTGGAAGACGTGCAGACCGCCGAGCGCAGCGGCCGGCCGCACCACCTGGTGTTTCGCGACCTGCGCGCCGCCGCCGAATCGGGCTGGGATTTCAGCTCCCGCTGGCTCGAGCTGCCGCTTGCGGGGCAACCCGCCGATCTCGCCACTATTCGCACTACAGCGGTCCTGCCGGTCGACCTCAACGCGTTGTTGTGGCACCTAGAAACGCGCCTGGCCGAATTGTGCGACCAGGCCGGCGATGCCGATGCCGACCGCTTCCTTGCCGCCGCGCGCCGGCGCGAAGCCGCCATCCGCCAATACATGTGGGACGACGCAGCCGGCATCTTCGTCGACTACGACTGGTGCTGCGGATCGCCGCGACCATGCCTGACAGCGGCGACGATGATGCCGCTATACCTCGGCCTTGCACGGACGGAAGAAGCCGGCGGCGTTGCCAGTGCTGTGGCTGCACGCCTGATGGATTCAGGAGGACTGGCCACCACCGAACTCACCTCCGGCCAGCAGTGGGACCATCCCAACGGCTGGGCGCCATTGCAATGGCTCGCGGTGCGCGGACTGACGCGCTACGGCCATGAAGGCTTGGCGCGCGACATCGCGCAGCGCTGGCTCGCCACGATCGCCGGTGTCTATGCCCGGGAATGCAAGCTGGTGGAGAAATACCGGATCGAGGCCACCGGCGAGCGTGCCAGGGGTGGCGGAGGCGGCGAGTATCCGCTGCAGGACGGGTTCGGCTGGACCAACGGCGTTGCCAGTGCGTTGATGGCGTTGTATGGCGATCTGCCGGCGATGTGCCTGAACGTCTAG